In Blastopirellula sp. J2-11, a single genomic region encodes these proteins:
- a CDS encoding imm11 family protein, whose translation MTSVYLLEKAPTFSSLALSGVNNLLSPGGSIYRRLGEGESLGEEWVRIDVEHYFDDPDDFDEPAEAAKTPFVDITSLPALNLLFFSERAKCCLTVSLGNRVEWLPVRLIADDDTQCYLMNVLQVIDCLDVDHSSIEWIGVRRKPTGRSIASRIQAYSFFEEKLKGSILFRLPERPFAHEIYVTEEFVNKVQECKLIGASFTQVWPPEDPEIERKKWLEKRARKGKP comes from the coding sequence ATGACCTCCGTTTATTTACTTGAGAAAGCCCCAACCTTTTCTAGCTTGGCGTTGAGTGGAGTGAACAATCTCCTCTCCCCAGGCGGTTCGATTTATCGACGACTTGGAGAGGGTGAATCATTGGGAGAGGAATGGGTACGGATTGATGTTGAGCATTACTTTGACGATCCTGACGACTTTGACGAACCCGCAGAGGCCGCCAAGACTCCATTCGTCGATATTACATCGTTGCCTGCATTGAACCTGCTCTTTTTTTCCGAGCGAGCGAAATGTTGTCTTACGGTGTCGCTGGGAAATCGAGTCGAATGGCTTCCTGTTCGTCTGATCGCGGATGACGATACACAGTGTTACTTGATGAACGTACTGCAGGTCATTGATTGTCTCGATGTAGATCATTCCAGCATTGAATGGATTGGAGTTCGCCGTAAACCTACTGGTCGCTCAATCGCAAGCCGTATTCAAGCCTACTCCTTTTTTGAGGAGAAACTAAAGGGCTCGATTTTGTTTCGATTGCCAGAGAGGCCCTTTGCTCACGAAATCTATGTTACGGAAGAGTTTGTCAACAAAGTTCAGGAATGCAAGTTGATTGGCGCAAGCTTCACACAGGTTTGGCCTCCTGAAGATCCCGAAATTGAGCGAAAGAAGTGGCTCGAAAAACGAGCACGAAAGGGCAAGCCGTAG
- a CDS encoding DUF1559 domain-containing protein → MSPRASHTARSGFTLVELLVVIAIIGVLIALLLPAVQQAREAARRMQCANNLKQIGLALHNYHDTFGSFPSGYIDISGRTEVVDNKGHWSWAALTLPFMEMGNVHDILNVGPASPSNVLDTQQEVMQARYAAFRCPSDIGPDFSSTTECAGCCIQNSGSTELGHSLSNYLGINSSALARADKATNYNDGTTGATGIFYRNSDTRLRDITDGSSNTVMVGERCYRINTTDYLAGELFATRDYNGGGPAHRDRGGMADQGASRILVTTYHSPNNIWEHADSYPKWEESGLSSLHPGGVQVCFADGAVRFLPETTASNVSGTTDTVMEFLGSMSDGNVIGEY, encoded by the coding sequence ATGTCGCCTCGCGCATCCCACACAGCCAGAAGTGGCTTTACTTTGGTTGAGTTGTTGGTGGTCATCGCCATTATCGGCGTGTTGATCGCATTGCTATTGCCTGCAGTGCAGCAGGCTCGGGAGGCCGCCCGCCGCATGCAGTGCGCGAATAATCTGAAGCAAATTGGCCTCGCTCTCCACAACTACCACGACACGTTTGGCTCGTTCCCCTCTGGCTATATCGACATTTCTGGCCGTACGGAAGTGGTCGACAACAAGGGGCATTGGTCGTGGGCCGCGTTGACCCTTCCGTTTATGGAAATGGGAAACGTGCACGATATTCTGAACGTCGGCCCAGCCTCCCCGTCCAACGTCCTGGACACCCAGCAAGAGGTCATGCAGGCACGCTACGCTGCATTCCGTTGTCCTTCCGATATCGGGCCCGATTTCAGCAGCACCACCGAATGCGCCGGCTGCTGTATCCAGAACAGCGGGAGTACGGAATTAGGGCATTCGTTGTCCAACTATCTCGGCATCAATAGTTCGGCGTTAGCTCGCGCGGATAAAGCTACTAACTACAACGATGGTACGACCGGGGCGACCGGTATCTTCTATCGAAACAGCGACACGCGGTTGCGCGACATTACCGATGGAAGCAGCAACACCGTGATGGTGGGCGAGCGCTGTTATCGCATCAATACGACCGACTATCTGGCGGGAGAACTGTTCGCGACCCGCGACTATAACGGCGGCGGTCCGGCTCATCGAGACCGTGGGGGCATGGCGGATCAAGGGGCGAGCAGGATTCTGGTGACCACTTATCACTCTCCGAATAATATTTGGGAACATGCAGACTCCTACCCGAAGTGGGAGGAGTCTGGCTTAAGTAGTCTGCACCCCGGCGGAGTCCAGGTTTGCTTTGCAGATGGGGCGGTTCGCTTCCTGCCGGAAACCACCGCCAGCAATGTCAGCGGAACCACCGATACGGTCATGGAATTTCTTGGCAGCATGTCCGATGGAAACGTGATCGGCGAGTACTAA
- a CDS encoding carboxypeptidase regulatory-like domain-containing protein — protein MIATRQQILISYARLSGVVALVLAALTVGCSKPPGPETGYVTGVVTLDGKPIDNATVKFEPVNARPSVGFTDADGRYDLIYTASRNGAVLGEHQVRITTANDAGGGEGGQPLVTASKETVPVKYNVKTELTAQVDAGSNTINFDLKTK, from the coding sequence TTGATCGCAACTCGCCAACAAATTCTAATCTCGTATGCACGACTGTCAGGCGTCGTCGCGCTTGTCTTGGCTGCGTTAACCGTGGGCTGTTCTAAACCGCCAGGCCCCGAGACAGGTTATGTGACTGGAGTCGTCACGCTTGACGGTAAGCCCATCGATAATGCCACCGTTAAATTTGAACCTGTCAACGCGCGCCCCTCCGTAGGCTTTACCGACGCGGATGGCCGCTATGATCTTATCTATACGGCAAGCCGAAATGGAGCCGTACTGGGAGAGCACCAGGTTCGCATTACGACTGCCAACGACGCCGGCGGCGGCGAAGGGGGCCAACCCTTGGTCACGGCGAGCAAAGAAACCGTTCCCGTCAAATACAACGTAAAAACGGAGTTAACCGCCCAAGTGGACGCCGGCAGCAACACCATCAACTTCGACCTAAAGACGAAATAG